A single genomic interval of Sceloporus undulatus isolate JIND9_A2432 ecotype Alabama chromosome 2, SceUnd_v1.1, whole genome shotgun sequence harbors:
- the LOC121921076 gene encoding tripartite motif-containing protein 26-like, producing the protein MLSDDLKRVRWGSRKQDLFDNPERFDWEPFVLGHERFSSGRHWWVVEVEEMESGPSAMETTQESVRRKIETGLNPEEGRDRETEEKMAAKWAMWAVGVARESVVRKGKVNLNPNGGIWALGKAPLDSLRTPLSSYQVTAFTSPERTPVGLRHEIQKIQVSLDYEKGHVEFFDADTNDSIATFSPASFSGERIRPFFWVYWGVRLSC; encoded by the coding sequence ATGCTGTCTGATGATCTCAAGAGGGTGAGATGGGGAAGCAGGAAGCAGGACTTGTTCGATAACCCTGAGAGATTTGACTGGGAGCCCTTTGTGCTGGGCCATGAACGATTCTCTTCCGGAAGACATTGGTGggtggtggaggtggaggagaTGGAAAGTGGACCATCGGCAATGGAGACCACGCAAGAGTCGGTCAGGAGGAAGATTGAGACGGGCTTAAATCCAGAAGAAGGAAGGGACAGGGAGACAGAAGAGAAGATGGCTGCAAAGTGGGCAATGTGGGCAGTGGGAGTTGCCAGAGAGTCTGTCGTAAGGAAAGGAAAAGTCAACCTTAATCCGAATGGGGGAATTTGGGCTCTGGGGAAGGCCCCGCTGGACTCTCTGAGGACCCCACTCTCCTCTTATCAGGTCACGGCTTTCACTTCCCCAGAGAGGACCCCTGTGGGCCTGAGACATGAGATCCAGAAGATCCAGGTATCCCTGGACTATGAAAAAGGCCATGTGGAATTTTTTGATGCTGACACGAATGACTCCATTGCCACTTTCTCTCCAGCCTCCTTCTCCGGGGAGAGGATCCGTCCCTTTTTCTGGGTGTATTGGGGCGTGAGGTTGAGTTGTTGA
- the LOC121921064 gene encoding uncharacterized protein LOC121921064 isoform X1, with protein MASGKTLELLCQGVTCPVCQDYFNAPVILNCGHNVCRGCLTQQHQSRFGNTACCPQCRKRDEQKSFRPNWQLAKMVELVKELQGGERTKQQVCTIHQEPMEFFCKEDQVPICGVCRRSKEHRDHNVYSREEEETATKEFKANCHKTGTHSKAIQYLKMKKTELVELCQEKGLDREGLSVDELRIILIQEASQPETDTVKLNAKGTQGHEPELEAQRNGEWKERRQFTVLRKRQNDLLTAQAEQRKSELERMYLKEKQADKPIPWVFPPFSSGQNPLLFLAAFERTSKQWNMSFEDSMKYLVGLIRGKLAEVYHAMPKQKPVTLQAFKEAVFKQFIFNPDHFYEKFWALKPQPGVSWLEFGAKLEETLNWWLDTAKADDREKVIHLMVLNQFCSHLPSDIQHSVKAKAPKNVSEAAEIADQLMLSQEDSGRRTPHLGREQGRAFPTSEAAEGPKRTEIGSPSVEHRLSLNVTNSDQFKKRPCHSCGKMGHLKTSCPSSPKHIYRITACHVKGEEWSPTRPYMEPVLLGNQLAIALVSTGSQFSLVRADLVSPYDIVPGESVEITTHGTHSSLPVASLQLNWKDIEELVDFGVAEKLFVPVLIGMDILHENFNSFSFSQGRFTVLSTKKGNKQPKASN; from the exons ATGGCATCTGGGAAAACCTTGGAGCTGCTTTGCCAAGGAGTGACATGCCCTGTGTGCCAAGACTACTTCAATGCCCCAGTGATTCTCAACTGCGGGCACAACGTCTGCCGAGGCTGCCTCACCCAGCAGCATCAAAGCAGGTTTGGCAACACCGCTTGCTGCCCTCAGTGCCGCAAAAGGGATGAGCAGAAGAGCTTCAGGCCCAACTGGCAGCTGGCCAAAATGGTGGAGCTGGTCAAGGAACTCCAGGGTGGAGAGAGAACTAAACAGCAGGTATGCACGATACACCAGGAGCCCATGGAGTTCTTCTGCAAGGAGGACCAGGTCCCCATCTGTGGGGTGTGCAGGAGGTCGAAAGAGCACCGAGACCACAACGTCTActccagggaggaggaggaaacggCTACCAAGGAGTTTAAG GCCAACTGCCATAAGACTGGAACCCATTCCAAAGCCATCCAGTACTTAAAGATGAAGAAGACAGAATTAGTGGAACTTTGCCAGGAGAAGGGGCTTGACAGGGAAGGCCTCAGTGTGGATGAACTGAGGATTATCCTCATCCaagaagccagccagccagaaaCAGACACAGTGAAGCTGAATGCCAAGGGGACCCAGGGTCATGAGCCAGAACTGGAAGCCCAAAGAAATGGCGAGTGGAAAGAAAGGAGGCAATTTACAGTGCTAAGGAAGAGACAAAATGACCTGCTCACAGCTCAGGCTGAACAGCGGAAGAGTGAGTTGGAACGCATGTACCTTAAGGAGAAACAAGCAGATAAACCCATTCCATGGgtcttccctcctttttcctcGGGGCAAAACCCGTTGCTCTTCCTTGCCGCCTTTGAGAGGACTAGCAAGCAGTGGAATATGTCTTTTGAGGACTCTATGAAATACCTAGTTGGCTTGATCAGAGGGAAGTTGGCCGAAGTGTATCATGCTATGCCCAAACAGAAGCCTGTCACTCTTCAGGCTTTCAAAGAGGCTGTGTTCAAACAGTTTATCTTCAATCCTGATCACTTCTATGAGAAATTCTGGGCCTTGAAACCCCAGCCTGGAGTGTCCTGGCTAGAATTTGGGGCAAAACTAGAGGAAACGTTGAACTGGTGGCTAGATACTGCCAAGGCTGATGACCGGGAAAAGGTGATCCACTTGATGGTGTTGAACCAGTTCTGTTCCCATCTCCCTAGTGATATACAGCACTCTGTTAAAGCAAAAGCCCCAAAGAACGTCTCAGAGGCAGCTGAAATCGCAGACCAACTGATGCTCAGTCAAGAAGACTCGGGAAGGAGAACTCCTCACCTGGGGAGAGAACAGGGCAGAGCATTTCCAACAAGTGAAGCAGCTGAAGGTCCTAAGAGAACAGAAATAGGCTCGCCTTCAGTTGAGCACCGGTTGAGCCTTAATGTGACCAATTCAGATCAGTTTAAGAAGAGACCCTGCCACAGCTGTGGGAAAATGGGGCACTTGAAAACTAGTTGCCCTTCTTCTCCCAAGCATATATATAGAATAACCGCATGCCATGTCAAAGGGGAGGAGTGGAGCCCCACCAGGCCCTATATGGAACCCGTCTTGCTTGGGAACCAGCTAGCCATAGCGCTGGTGAGCACGGGGTCACAGTTCTCCCTGGTCCGTGCTGATTTAGTGTCACCCTATGATATTGTCCCTGGGGAGTCTGTGGAAATAACGACCCATGGCACACATTCCTCCCTTCCAGTAGCGAGTCTGCAACTGAACTGGAAGGACATAGAGGAACTTGTGGATTTTGGTGTGGCTGAGAAGCTGTTTGTGCCTGTTCTCATAGGGATGGACATTCTGCATGAGAACTTcaattccttctctttctcccaagGACGCTTCACAGTCCTGTCTACCAAGAAGGGCAACAAGCAACCTAAAGCCTCCAATTGA
- the LOC121921064 gene encoding tripartite motif-containing protein 5-like isoform X2: MASGKTLELLCQGVTCPVCQDYFNAPVILNCGHNVCRGCLTQQHQSRFGNTACCPQCRKRDEQKSFRPNWQLAKMVELVKELQGGERTKQQANCHKTGTHSKAIQYLKMKKTELVELCQEKGLDREGLSVDELRIILIQEASQPETDTVKLNAKGTQGHEPELEAQRNGEWKERRQFTVLRKRQNDLLTAQAEQRKSELERMYLKEKQADKPIPWVFPPFSSGQNPLLFLAAFERTSKQWNMSFEDSMKYLVGLIRGKLAEVYHAMPKQKPVTLQAFKEAVFKQFIFNPDHFYEKFWALKPQPGVSWLEFGAKLEETLNWWLDTAKADDREKVIHLMVLNQFCSHLPSDIQHSVKAKAPKNVSEAAEIADQLMLSQEDSGRRTPHLGREQGRAFPTSEAAEGPKRTEIGSPSVEHRLSLNVTNSDQFKKRPCHSCGKMGHLKTSCPSSPKHIYRITACHVKGEEWSPTRPYMEPVLLGNQLAIALVSTGSQFSLVRADLVSPYDIVPGESVEITTHGTHSSLPVASLQLNWKDIEELVDFGVAEKLFVPVLIGMDILHENFNSFSFSQGRFTVLSTKKGNKQPKASN; this comes from the exons ATGGCATCTGGGAAAACCTTGGAGCTGCTTTGCCAAGGAGTGACATGCCCTGTGTGCCAAGACTACTTCAATGCCCCAGTGATTCTCAACTGCGGGCACAACGTCTGCCGAGGCTGCCTCACCCAGCAGCATCAAAGCAGGTTTGGCAACACCGCTTGCTGCCCTCAGTGCCGCAAAAGGGATGAGCAGAAGAGCTTCAGGCCCAACTGGCAGCTGGCCAAAATGGTGGAGCTGGTCAAGGAACTCCAGGGTGGAGAGAGAACTAAACAGCAG GCCAACTGCCATAAGACTGGAACCCATTCCAAAGCCATCCAGTACTTAAAGATGAAGAAGACAGAATTAGTGGAACTTTGCCAGGAGAAGGGGCTTGACAGGGAAGGCCTCAGTGTGGATGAACTGAGGATTATCCTCATCCaagaagccagccagccagaaaCAGACACAGTGAAGCTGAATGCCAAGGGGACCCAGGGTCATGAGCCAGAACTGGAAGCCCAAAGAAATGGCGAGTGGAAAGAAAGGAGGCAATTTACAGTGCTAAGGAAGAGACAAAATGACCTGCTCACAGCTCAGGCTGAACAGCGGAAGAGTGAGTTGGAACGCATGTACCTTAAGGAGAAACAAGCAGATAAACCCATTCCATGGgtcttccctcctttttcctcGGGGCAAAACCCGTTGCTCTTCCTTGCCGCCTTTGAGAGGACTAGCAAGCAGTGGAATATGTCTTTTGAGGACTCTATGAAATACCTAGTTGGCTTGATCAGAGGGAAGTTGGCCGAAGTGTATCATGCTATGCCCAAACAGAAGCCTGTCACTCTTCAGGCTTTCAAAGAGGCTGTGTTCAAACAGTTTATCTTCAATCCTGATCACTTCTATGAGAAATTCTGGGCCTTGAAACCCCAGCCTGGAGTGTCCTGGCTAGAATTTGGGGCAAAACTAGAGGAAACGTTGAACTGGTGGCTAGATACTGCCAAGGCTGATGACCGGGAAAAGGTGATCCACTTGATGGTGTTGAACCAGTTCTGTTCCCATCTCCCTAGTGATATACAGCACTCTGTTAAAGCAAAAGCCCCAAAGAACGTCTCAGAGGCAGCTGAAATCGCAGACCAACTGATGCTCAGTCAAGAAGACTCGGGAAGGAGAACTCCTCACCTGGGGAGAGAACAGGGCAGAGCATTTCCAACAAGTGAAGCAGCTGAAGGTCCTAAGAGAACAGAAATAGGCTCGCCTTCAGTTGAGCACCGGTTGAGCCTTAATGTGACCAATTCAGATCAGTTTAAGAAGAGACCCTGCCACAGCTGTGGGAAAATGGGGCACTTGAAAACTAGTTGCCCTTCTTCTCCCAAGCATATATATAGAATAACCGCATGCCATGTCAAAGGGGAGGAGTGGAGCCCCACCAGGCCCTATATGGAACCCGTCTTGCTTGGGAACCAGCTAGCCATAGCGCTGGTGAGCACGGGGTCACAGTTCTCCCTGGTCCGTGCTGATTTAGTGTCACCCTATGATATTGTCCCTGGGGAGTCTGTGGAAATAACGACCCATGGCACACATTCCTCCCTTCCAGTAGCGAGTCTGCAACTGAACTGGAAGGACATAGAGGAACTTGTGGATTTTGGTGTGGCTGAGAAGCTGTTTGTGCCTGTTCTCATAGGGATGGACATTCTGCATGAGAACTTcaattccttctctttctcccaagGACGCTTCACAGTCCTGTCTACCAAGAAGGGCAACAAGCAACCTAAAGCCTCCAATTGA
- the LOC121921077 gene encoding galectin-1-like isoform X1: protein METQMALSHLSIKPGDCIKVKGKVAPYAKSFALNLGQDSSNLILHFNPRFESHGDVQTIVCNSKMSGEWGSELREPIFPFECGEQTKICVHFNAEEVTVKIDEGHEIKIPNRLGFESAEYFAVEGDISIRSVKFD from the exons ATGGAGACT CAAATGGCTCTTTCCCACTTGTCGATCAAGCCTGGAGATTGCATCAAAGTGAAGGGGAAAGTTGCACCATATGCAAAGAG TTTTGCCCTGAACTTGGGCCAAGACAGTTCGAATCTGATTCTTCACTTCAACCCTCGTTTCGAGAGTCATGGAGATGTCCAGACCATCGTGTGTAACTCCAAGATGAGCGGAGAGTGGGGTTCGGAGCTGCGGGAACCCATCTTCCCCTTTGAATGTGGAGAACAGACTAAG ATCTGTGTCCACTTTAATGCTGAGGAGGTGACCGTGAAGATAGATGAAGGCCATGAGATCAAGATCCCCAATCGGCTGGGGTTTGAATCAGCAGAATACTTTGCAGTGGAGGGAGACATCAGCATCAGATCCGTCAAGTTCGACTGA
- the LOC121921077 gene encoding galectin-1-like isoform X2: MALSHLSIKPGDCIKVKGKVAPYAKSFALNLGQDSSNLILHFNPRFESHGDVQTIVCNSKMSGEWGSELREPIFPFECGEQTKICVHFNAEEVTVKIDEGHEIKIPNRLGFESAEYFAVEGDISIRSVKFD, encoded by the exons ATGGCTCTTTCCCACTTGTCGATCAAGCCTGGAGATTGCATCAAAGTGAAGGGGAAAGTTGCACCATATGCAAAGAG TTTTGCCCTGAACTTGGGCCAAGACAGTTCGAATCTGATTCTTCACTTCAACCCTCGTTTCGAGAGTCATGGAGATGTCCAGACCATCGTGTGTAACTCCAAGATGAGCGGAGAGTGGGGTTCGGAGCTGCGGGAACCCATCTTCCCCTTTGAATGTGGAGAACAGACTAAG ATCTGTGTCCACTTTAATGCTGAGGAGGTGACCGTGAAGATAGATGAAGGCCATGAGATCAAGATCCCCAATCGGCTGGGGTTTGAATCAGCAGAATACTTTGCAGTGGAGGGAGACATCAGCATCAGATCCGTCAAGTTCGACTGA